The Nicotiana tabacum cultivar K326 chromosome 1, ASM71507v2, whole genome shotgun sequence genome segment AACTAGTGGCAACAAGAAGTAGGACCAGACTTGAATCTCTTAATCCAAAAACTCAGCATTCTGTAATCTCGGAGAAGAATGGCTGGAAGAACCAGAAACAGCTTCAGTGTGGAAGCTGCAAAAAAGAGGACCAGCCATATCTCTGGAAAAAGTGAGCTGAGATACTGGACCATTAGAAGACCCAAGTTAAAGGACCAAAAAAACTTCATGCTAACGCTACCAACGGAAACTTTACTGGACTAGTTAAACTTCTTAGCTACGGCATCTTCAATGGCAACAAACTTGTAAGCTGCACGGATCTCTGCTTAAGCAAGGATATCACACCTCCAGAGTTGTTCTAAGAGCAGATCAACAGCACTGCTACTGATTCCATTGCAGTGCTGAATGTTCAAGCCCATAAGTGTCTGACCCAACTTCTGCAGGAAGGGTAAGCTTTTGTTCGACAGCATAGAGCAACCGGACAGTGAGAGGATCTGCAAGTTGAGCTGCACAGCACCGGCCAATGATGCTATGCCTGAATCAGTGATTCCGCACTTTGAAAGATCAAGTTCACTGAGCAACCAGCAGTTGTTGGAAATTGCTACCAAGGTTGCATCAGTAACGTATTTACAACCATCAACATTCAGAAACTCGAGACTTCCCCCATGCAACTCAGTTATGGCTGAAACTGATTTGTCTGTAACATTAACACATCCACTCAGATTCACCTTGACCAAACCAGCTTCACAGCTTTGCACAAGAGGGAAAAGACCCTCATCAGTTATTCCAACAAGGCCACTCAGCTCCAGATGAGTCAGCTTGGGGCACAGCCTACCCGCTACAGCCAGGGTAGCATTACCAACTCCAGGAAAGTTGCGAATAGACAAAGACTGCAGTGAGTTGCAAGGAAGCACAGAAGGGAATCGACAGGCCAACTCCTTAACACCAAAGCAGTTCACCAGGGAAAGAGCCTTCAACTTCTTACCACAGCTCAAAAGTACACCAAAAAGCCCAGCCTGGGTGATCCTGTGGCATTCCTCTAATTGGAGGTTCTCAAGAGAGGCTGAACCTTTGGCAAAAGCAACCAATCCATTATCTGACAGGAAAGCACATTTTCGGAGGCAAAACAGCTTCAGGTTTGGACAACCTTTACCAAGAGCTTCAAGCCCCAAATCAGTAACTCCACTGCAAGCAGTTATTGCGAGGGACCTCAGTTTCTGCAAACCTTGGCCGTTGCCCATGACCCAGAAGCCTCTTTCGTTTATGCTTTGAAGACCAATAAGAGCTATGTCAGTCACTGCAATGCCATAATGTCCAATAACAGCAAGGGAGACGTCACTGATGTTCAATGCGTGAAGTTTCACCTTGGTCAAAACATGACCAGCTGATGAAAAGAGACTTGCAATTCCTTGATCCCCGATGAGTGGGCAGTTTTTGAGAGAGACAAACTTCAACTTGGGGCAAAAACGACCGACAGCTTGAAGACTTTCATTCCCAATGTTTGCACAAGATTCTATCGTTAGAGACGTCAGATTAGGACAACTCTTTGCAATAGCCACCAAAGACGCATCAGTAATTGCAGGGCATTGACAAAGATCAAGCTTCTCTAACAGATGACACCCCTGAGCAATCTCGGATAAACCTTCATCACTAACAGAAGATACATTCCACAGAGAAAGAGCCCTGAGAGAAGGGCAACCTCGAGCAATAGCCTTGAGGCCAGTATCAGTCACACCACGGCTTGGGTTGCTTCCTCGAATAGAAAGCTTCCCTAACCCTCCATGGGTTGCAGTTCCAACAGCAATAGCAGCAAGTCTGACATCTGTTGCTTTCTTTCCATCAAGGCACCTCGAAAGATGACCCTCTCCTTCAATATCTTGAGTTTCAATGTCAGCAACTTCTACACCATTAGGGTCCACAACCTCACCCTTCTTAATAGAGTCCACGGGCTTAACAGGGGCGCTTTGGATAGATCTTTCCTCAGTCTCTGAGGATGGACTGGGCTTTGAGACAACTGTTTCATACCCACGGATGCTGCTTAAAAGCATAAGCCAGCGCTTGGAAACACAAGCACAGGCACTCCTCTCTTTGCCATCGGAAACACGTCTGAGTACCTCAAAAAGGCATTCATCAGGTAGGACATCGATGGAAGGCAACTTCTTCTGCTTTTCAGTGAAAATGATAGGGGCAGTGACGCGAGACCTCTTGCAAGGAGGAAAATAGACATCCACATGATGCCCAAGGGAAAGAAATAGGCTGGATTCCTTGGGACTTGGGTATAGAGCCCCACCAGGGCAAAAAGCATCATCTCCTGAAATCCAGAAGATAGTAAAGAACATCAGCCAAAGATCAGAATAGAGATTAAACAAATCTTGAGAAAGGTGAAACCCACTTCACACTCTGTCTGTTCAGATTCAGATCAAGAACATCTATCACAGAATCACATTATACTTTCCTCTGCCATACTACTCATTTTTTTAAGAGGTATGTAAGGATAAATCCATATGGTATCAGTTTCCTAATCACTTGACTTTTCTCTTAAAGCCAAATCACTAATGACTAGTTTGTGAACTTGAATACTTATAgcacataaattttatacaaaatataAACACAAAATTATTGTTCCTACTATACTCCATAGACTTTTGCATGAGTAAGAAAAAAGGAGATTAAAATATATCTCTAATAGCTACACCAAGTGGCAATCACACTTAAGCTAAACATAGAAAAATCTCAACAGCACAACTAATTCACATATAGAGACAGGGATTCATAAGCTCTAATTTACGCTCAACCTTTGTTTACCGACAGATCTTGTTATCCCCAAGTCATATAGCACAAAATAACAAGCTATCTTTCCACGATAGGTTTTGCTTAAGGATTCAAAAGTAAAAACAGATCTAAagtaaaatgaaaaagaaatcaaGAAATGATGTAAACCTTTTCATTACCTACTTTAACAATCACAAAAAAATGATGAACTAAGCAATTATAAACAAGCAGCAAAATTGAATAACTTAGAATTAAAATCAACTGGTTTTATAAAGGGAAAAATCTTAAATAATCAAGATATGAACTTTAAGGAAAGGACGAACCTAAATATAGAAACTCCAGTAGAAGTTACACAAATTAACATCAACACATGATCTTTAAGAGAAAAACAATACTAATTAACATAAAGATTGAATTTTTAAGCAAAACCCAGAAAAGGATCAAGAACATACCACTAAAATTGAAGACTTTAGACATGAGTACTGCTGAAAAACACAAGGGAGGTAGAATCTGCACAGCCCAAGCCCAAAAAACCCTCTTTTGAGAGCAAAAATTGACAGACCAACAAATAGAAATACGATCAATAGAGCTTGAACAACTGATTGCATCAGAAAATTGGCTAACAAGAAGTCATATGGAAACCCTATTGAATAGGGCAAAAAGAGAGAGAATAGAAAAGTGGGTGGATGAGGTACAAAAGTATGAGTCTGAATTGAACTTTGTGTGTGTGGTGTTGTTTATGTATATCTATCTTTTCTTGTGTAAGGTGGGgctaaagtttttatttttatttttttgtattattaggaaagagaaaagaaaaggtatCCCGTTCAGATGCATTGAACCAAATCTACAATATGATCTTGACATGCTATGTTCAATGTTCCTTCAATTTTAATATTGAAAATAATATTCATTTTGTTTAACCCAAAGGCAAGGAATACCTCAAATCAATAAAATTTGGTAACCATCAAATACTTTTGTAGGGTTAGTTAAGTTAACTATGAGATTAGGTTAGTTGTGGTTAGTTTGGTAAGAAAAGGAAGGCTATGCCCCAACTGGTATTTTTCCTCATATTGTCAAGTTGCTATATTTGTAGATAGAAACacataaaaaggaagaaaatatttttctccttttttttttaacgTGGAAAGTTAACCTTCAATGTAAGAGTGAAGAAGTGAACTTCATATTAAATTACCCATCATACATGATCTTAACATAACTTGCTTGTTATTACTAAGACTGAGTCTTAACATAACTCACTTACTATGGAATTAGAACAGGATTATTTGTaaaagataaattaattagatcaTCA includes the following:
- the LOC107768184 gene encoding EIN3-binding F-box protein 1-like, which encodes MSKVFNFSGDDAFCPGGALYPSPKESSLFLSLGHHVDVYFPPCKRSRVTAPIIFTEKQKKLPSIDVLPDECLFEVLRRVSDGKERSACACVSKRWLMLLSSIRGYETVVSKPSPSSETEERSIQSAPVKPVDSIKKGEVVDPNGVEVADIETQDIEGEGHLSRCLDGKKATDVRLAAIAVGTATHGGLGKLSIRGSNPSRGVTDTGLKAIARGCPSLRALSLWNVSSVSDEGLSEIAQGCHLLEKLDLCQCPAITDASLVAIAKSCPNLTSLTIESCANIGNESLQAVGRFCPKLKFVSLKNCPLIGDQGIASLFSSAGHVLTKVKLHALNISDVSLAVIGHYGIAVTDIALIGLQSINERGFWVMGNGQGLQKLRSLAITACSGVTDLGLEALGKGCPNLKLFCLRKCAFLSDNGLVAFAKGSASLENLQLEECHRITQAGLFGVLLSCGKKLKALSLVNCFGVKELACRFPSVLPCNSLQSLSIRNFPGVGNATLAVAGRLCPKLTHLELSGLVGITDEGLFPLVQSCEAGLVKVNLSGCVNVTDKSVSAITELHGGSLEFLNVDGCKYVTDATLVAISNNCWLLSELDLSKCGITDSGIASLAGAVQLNLQILSLSGCSMLSNKSLPFLQKLGQTLMGLNIQHCNGISSSAVDLLLEQLWRCDILA